A window from Candidatus Arthromitus sp. SFB-rat-Yit encodes these proteins:
- a CDS encoding dihydrofolate reductase, whose protein sequence is MIKLIACIDKYNSLGINNELIYRIKEDLKIFKEKTIGNIIVMGRKTFNSLDNKPLSNRKNIIISRNLCNPDNKSYIVFNDINDVLKLNTSKDIFIIGGNEIYKHFTPFYDEIHLTIIKNEYTKLYPVNQSVKLNIDLTNFKLINQKEYNMFFINIYKKIN, encoded by the coding sequence ATGATCAAGTTAATTGCATGCATTGATAAATACAATTCACTCGGTATAAATAATGAACTTATTTACCGCATTAAAGAAGACCTTAAAATATTTAAGGAAAAAACTATTGGTAATATAATAGTTATGGGTAGAAAAACTTTCAATAGTTTAGATAATAAACCTCTATCGAACAGGAAAAATATAATTATTTCTCGTAATTTATGTAACCCAGATAACAAATCTTATATAGTTTTTAATGATATAAATGATGTTTTAAAACTAAATACATCAAAAGATATTTTTATAATAGGTGGAAATGAAATATATAAACATTTTACACCTTTCTATGACGAAATACATCTAACAATAATAAAAAATGAATACACTAAACTCTATCCTGTAAACCAATCTGTAAAATTAAATATAGACCTAACTAATTTTAAACTTATCAATCAAAAAGAGTATAATATGTTCTTTATAAATATATACAAAAAAATTAATTAA
- a CDS encoding dipicolinate synthase subunit B: MKNLNGLKIGYAITGSFCTFKNSFSLMEKLIELGACIYPIVSFNVQKIKNRFAIPEETMKFLKNKTKNTILKSIEESESIGPKNFLDLFMVAPCTSNTLGKIANGINDTPVTMAVKSFLRGQDKPLVIALSSNDALGITLKNISSLINTKNIYFAPMIQDNIVSKPNSLVADYSKIIDTMFLALEGKQIRPIITI, from the coding sequence ATGAAAAATTTAAACGGTCTAAAAATCGGTTATGCTATAACGGGATCATTTTGTACTTTTAAAAATTCTTTTTCTCTAATGGAAAAACTTATAGAATTGGGTGCTTGTATATATCCTATTGTTTCCTTCAACGTTCAAAAGATCAAAAATAGATTTGCAATTCCAGAAGAAACTATGAAATTTTTAAAAAACAAAACTAAAAATACCATATTAAAAAGTATCGAAGAATCTGAGTCTATAGGTCCTAAAAATTTTCTAGATTTATTTATGGTTGCTCCATGCACATCAAACACTCTAGGTAAAATTGCAAATGGTATAAATGACACTCCGGTTACTATGGCAGTCAAATCTTTTCTAAGAGGACAAGATAAACCTCTCGTGATTGCATTATCATCAAATGACGCATTAGGTATTACGCTTAAAAATATATCTTCACTTATAAATACTAAAAATATTTATTTTGCTCCAATGATTCAAGATAATATTGTATCAAAACCAAACTCTCTTGTTGCGGATTACTCAAAAATTATTGATACCATGTTTCTTGCTCTTGAAGGAAAGCAAATAAGACCAATAATAACAATATAA
- a CDS encoding thymidylate synthase translates to MICVADINHKNCIKNILNNGIFDKNPRPKYKDGSPAYSKFITHYVESYDISKNEFPIITLRYIPVKNAIKEIFWIYQDQTSDLNLLRNKYNIFWWDEWESLKYPNTIGIRYGETVKRYDLINKLIDGIKKDPYGRRHIINLWQEKDFEDSDGLNPCAFQTLFSVRGDFLDTMLVQRSSDFLVSSSINLIQYVALQMMISKTCNLKPGKFTRIINNVHIYERHINQALILLDRKIGKQPILKLNTNKTDFYSFTIDDFEIENYEYTSPQLKFELGI, encoded by the coding sequence ATGATTTGTGTTGCTGATATAAACCATAAAAATTGCATTAAAAACATATTAAATAACGGAATATTTGACAAAAATCCACGTCCAAAATACAAAGATGGTTCTCCCGCATATTCAAAATTTATAACTCATTACGTGGAAAGTTACGATATATCAAAAAATGAATTTCCTATAATAACATTGAGATACATACCAGTCAAAAATGCTATAAAAGAAATCTTTTGGATATATCAAGATCAAACATCTGATCTAAATCTACTCAGAAATAAATATAACATCTTTTGGTGGGATGAATGGGAAAGCCTTAAATACCCAAATACAATCGGTATAAGATATGGGGAAACTGTAAAAAGATATGATCTTATAAACAAGTTGATTGATGGTATAAAAAAAGATCCTTATGGAAGACGTCATATTATAAATTTATGGCAGGAAAAAGATTTTGAAGATAGTGATGGACTTAATCCTTGTGCTTTTCAAACTTTATTCTCTGTAAGAGGAGATTTTTTAGATACAATGCTCGTACAAAGAAGCTCAGATTTTCTTGTATCATCCTCAATAAACTTAATACAATATGTGGCTCTTCAAATGATGATATCCAAAACATGTAATTTAAAACCCGGAAAATTCACTCGTATTATTAATAACGTACATATTTATGAAAGACATATCAATCAAGCCCTCATACTACTTGACAGAAAAATAGGCAAACAACCAATTTTGAAACTAAATACAAATAAAACTGATTTTTATAGTTTCACAATTGATGACTTTGAAATAGAAAACTACGAGTATACATCACCACAATTAAAATTTGAGTTAGGAATTTAA
- a CDS encoding aldo/keto reductase, which produces MKKYVTLVPGSSHHIYKIGLGTYDILKSGLSEEKLEELLTDFLDMGGNVIDTSVSELGLRINEIEESQKFVGRWISNCGRRKTIYLISKSSFLLKSNTFDSLLNDVNISLKNLNTNYLDLLLIDGDDQHTDVSLILEYLEKIKKDGKILSYGCSNWKPYRIRQAMEYANKNNIEGFVVNQMLWNVGVCGMDNSKIDDKYVKMDSEMMDIHNEFNILAMPYSALAGGFFAKLYLNEMEPQTVDMEGLKLNSPYYTEKNLNLYEELKVIGEKYIASPSWAALGYLFNQRIETCSIISVNNLNQLKEAFEAIDIKYSFEDFKNIDIFNNEEILV; this is translated from the coding sequence ATGAAAAAATATGTAACACTCGTTCCAGGATCAAGTCATCACATATATAAGATAGGACTAGGAACATATGATATTTTAAAAAGTGGGTTGTCAGAGGAAAAACTTGAAGAGTTATTGACAGATTTTTTAGATATGGGAGGAAATGTAATAGATACTTCAGTATCTGAATTAGGATTAAGAATAAATGAAATAGAGGAATCACAAAAGTTTGTCGGTAGATGGATTAGCAATTGTGGTAGACGTAAAACTATTTATCTGATTTCTAAAAGTTCTTTTCTTTTAAAAAGTAATACTTTTGATTCTTTGTTAAATGATGTGAATATTAGTTTAAAAAATTTAAATACTAATTATTTAGATTTACTTTTAATTGATGGTGACGATCAACACACAGATGTATCTTTGATACTTGAATATTTGGAAAAAATTAAAAAAGATGGTAAGATACTAAGTTATGGATGTTCTAATTGGAAGCCTTATAGAATTAGACAAGCTATGGAATATGCAAATAAAAATAATATTGAAGGTTTTGTAGTTAATCAAATGTTATGGAATGTAGGTGTTTGCGGAATGGACAACTCTAAAATAGATGACAAATATGTAAAGATGGATTCAGAAATGATGGACATACATAATGAATTTAATATATTGGCAATGCCATATTCTGCACTAGCAGGTGGTTTTTTTGCAAAACTCTATTTAAATGAAATGGAACCACAAACTGTTGATATGGAAGGACTTAAATTAAATTCACCATATTATACTGAAAAAAATTTGAACTTATATGAAGAACTTAAAGTTATAGGAGAAAAATATATAGCATCGCCATCATGGGCTGCGCTCGGATATTTATTTAATCAAAGAATAGAGACATGTTCTATAATATCAGTTAATAATTTAAATCAGTTAAAAGAGGCATTTGAAGCTATAGATATAAAATATAGTTTTGAAGATTTTAAAAATATAGATATATTTAATAATGAAGAAATTTTAGTTTAA
- a CDS encoding peptide ABC transporter substrate-binding protein has product MIKLNKFLGFVLIFMMFTFCSCEKQGEIVQNREVVFVNGVDEFDKETLYLIPSNPDALPKNSLNRKDTLIIGMPAPSGVFNPLFAISVNDVDVNDTMWDPILEIDGNGNVTDGVTYLPEILKDENTYNFTIKDDAVWQDGEPITSYDMEFTFKVLMDKTYTGTFERDNFNMFGWENYRDGVTDSIEGFKIIDDKRFSIKFNSINAKKNYYFERIKPLAFHVYGKDYVQGEAFKIELLNRKPFGNGPYKFVEYIEGEEVRLVANENYYNGKPKIKNLILKVINDSNQISLIENGDVDIIRKTILPTQENFTILNDMGFVGGILTDVLGYGYIAINHKEEIMRDINIRQALAYGLDRETIVKASFGDYGSVLDIPQNKNSYFYPDTEDFIKYDYNPDKAIELLEKSGWFLGEDGIRERNGQKLSLKFIVGSTNEVNDVLIPIMIDNYKKIGIDIMVEFMESKTLIQRQKDAKDGKFSYHLSFMFTPFASPDPDSSSRFSTNGPSNRFSYSNETVDKLLEDALNELDNVKRKEIYAELYKEIAYDLPYIFLFERKNIDIYTSKVKGIKNYNLNRWFSKDLEKLYIE; this is encoded by the coding sequence ATGATTAAGTTAAATAAGTTTTTAGGTTTTGTTTTGATTTTTATGATGTTTACTTTTTGTTCTTGTGAAAAGCAAGGTGAAATTGTACAAAATAGGGAAGTTGTATTTGTTAACGGAGTGGATGAGTTTGATAAAGAAACTTTATATTTAATTCCATCAAATCCAGATGCTTTGCCTAAAAATTCTTTGAACAGGAAAGATACTTTGATAATTGGAATGCCTGCACCTAGTGGTGTATTTAATCCATTATTTGCAATTTCGGTAAATGATGTTGATGTTAATGATACAATGTGGGATCCTATTTTAGAGATTGATGGTAATGGAAATGTTACAGATGGTGTAACTTATTTGCCTGAAATTTTAAAAGATGAGAATACTTATAATTTTACAATTAAAGACGATGCTGTGTGGCAAGATGGTGAGCCAATTACTTCTTATGATATGGAATTTACGTTTAAAGTTTTAATGGATAAAACTTATACTGGTACTTTTGAGAGAGATAATTTTAATATGTTTGGATGGGAAAATTATAGAGATGGAGTAACAGATAGTATAGAAGGATTTAAAATAATAGATGATAAACGATTTTCTATTAAGTTTAATTCTATAAATGCTAAGAAAAATTATTATTTTGAGAGAATTAAGCCACTTGCTTTTCATGTTTATGGTAAAGATTATGTTCAAGGAGAAGCATTTAAAATTGAATTGTTAAATAGAAAACCATTTGGTAATGGTCCGTATAAATTCGTTGAATATATAGAAGGCGAAGAAGTAAGACTTGTAGCAAATGAAAATTATTATAATGGTAAGCCTAAGATTAAAAATTTAATACTTAAAGTAATTAATGATTCAAATCAAATTTCTTTAATAGAAAATGGTGATGTTGATATAATAAGAAAAACGATATTGCCAACACAAGAAAATTTTACTATTTTAAATGATATGGGATTTGTTGGTGGAATTTTAACCGATGTATTGGGTTATGGATATATTGCAATAAATCATAAAGAAGAAATTATGAGAGATATAAATATACGGCAAGCACTTGCATATGGGTTAGATCGAGAAACAATAGTAAAAGCAAGTTTTGGAGATTATGGAAGTGTATTAGATATACCACAAAATAAGAATTCCTATTTTTATCCAGATACTGAAGATTTTATTAAATATGATTATAACCCAGATAAGGCAATTGAGCTTTTAGAGAAGTCTGGTTGGTTTTTAGGAGAGGATGGTATAAGAGAAAGAAATGGACAAAAATTGAGTTTAAAATTTATAGTGGGTTCTACAAATGAAGTTAATGATGTGTTGATTCCTATAATGATTGATAATTATAAGAAAATTGGTATTGATATTATGGTTGAATTTATGGAATCTAAAACGTTAATTCAAAGACAAAAGGATGCAAAAGATGGGAAGTTCTCTTATCATTTATCATTTATGTTTACACCTTTTGCTAGCCCTGATCCTGATTCATCATCAAGATTTTCTACAAATGGACCTTCAAATAGATTTTCATATTCAAACGAAACTGTTGATAAACTTCTTGAAGATGCATTAAATGAACTTGATAATGTTAAAAGGAAAGAAATATACGCAGAATTATACAAAGAGATTGCATATGATCTTCCATATATATTCTTATTTGAGAGAAAGAATATTGATATATATACTTCAAAGGTTAAAGGAATTAAAAATTATAATTTAAATAGATGGTTCTCAAAGGATCTTGAAAAACTGTATATAGAATAA
- a CDS encoding AI-2E family transporter: protein MKEFWGNFKRHRFFIIFIMVIMVVLLNKAIDYVPGFWYRITEISSKMFNICQPIIIAAIMSYILKPLVNLLDKVYFKLFYKVKKDQNPVEIVSKKQFSRIRLLTVVTVLLVLGSAFAILITFILEPFLKSLKSLIIQLPDYLNIVLEFLGNFEIDPNIINNINEKVAYFLNNNLKNVLDISISAVTSLISSTGTFIFNFLVAVILSVYILRDKEKIAKFFSTLSDVIFRNKISMKIKNFVLDFDQIFSGYFTGVIVDAIFVGVCSFILTYIIKNPYALIIGVLAGVSNVIPYLGPLIGAIGAFVLGLPSGFSTAIIGFLLLMAFQQIEGNLIQPKILGDFVGLSPLVVIVSLIVGGGLFGIAGIILSSPVVGIISLYYKRYLKKINKGI from the coding sequence TTGAAAGAATTTTGGGGAAATTTTAAGAGACATAGATTTTTTATTATTTTTATTATGGTTATCATGGTGGTTTTACTAAATAAGGCAATTGATTATGTGCCAGGTTTTTGGTATAGAATTACAGAAATTAGTTCGAAGATGTTTAATATATGTCAGCCAATAATTATTGCTGCTATTATGTCTTATATATTAAAACCATTAGTTAACTTATTAGATAAAGTGTATTTCAAATTGTTTTACAAAGTTAAAAAAGATCAAAATCCAGTAGAGATTGTTTCAAAGAAACAATTTAGTAGAATAAGACTTTTAACTGTTGTAACAGTACTTTTAGTTCTAGGTTCTGCATTTGCTATACTTATAACATTTATATTAGAACCATTTTTAAAAAGTTTAAAATCTCTTATAATACAGTTGCCAGATTATCTTAATATTGTTTTAGAATTTTTAGGTAATTTTGAAATTGATCCAAATATTATAAATAATATAAATGAGAAGGTTGCCTATTTCTTAAATAATAATCTTAAAAATGTTTTAGATATATCTATTTCTGCTGTGACATCATTAATTTCCAGTACCGGTACATTTATATTTAATTTTTTAGTGGCTGTAATTTTATCTGTTTATATTTTAAGAGATAAGGAAAAAATAGCAAAATTTTTCTCAACATTATCAGATGTAATATTTAGAAATAAAATTAGTATGAAGATTAAAAATTTTGTATTAGATTTTGATCAGATATTTAGTGGATATTTTACAGGGGTTATTGTAGATGCAATATTTGTTGGAGTGTGTTCGTTTATTTTAACTTATATTATAAAAAATCCATATGCACTTATAATTGGAGTGCTTGCAGGTGTAAGTAATGTAATACCATACTTAGGTCCGCTAATCGGTGCTATAGGTGCTTTTGTTTTGGGATTGCCATCTGGATTTAGTACAGCTATAATTGGATTTTTATTGCTTATGGCATTTCAGCAAATTGAAGGTAATTTGATTCAACCTAAGATATTGGGGGACTTTGTTGGATTGTCACCACTTGTTGTCATAGTATCTTTAATAGTAGGTGGAGGATTATTTGGAATTGCTGGGATAATATTGTCATCTCCTGTTGTAGGAATAATTTCTCTTTATTATAAAAGATATTTGAAAAAGATAAATAAGGGAATTTAA
- a CDS encoding FGGY family carbohydrate kinase, giving the protein MDCCLVIDISKINLKIMCIMLKNDRIFMQEVHRCSKITSNIFNSMKYLNVDKIIKEINEALVSVKQIGYNVESISINSSINEPIILDENNNLVMEIYLGLNMKSIYLNKIVNELGSAYIYRKTGVELNSNDTLCRLLMCKDMHKNEFKNIRKIVYLSDYIAYRLTGNLFNERSQLGFSQLFNFKNQKIDSDMIDYIGFDNDLEFNIVDYGKSIGNCKVNGVDVISPYGNTLLSSFFTTHILNKNSIFIINSYEGIIGCTEDFSKMYLEGSKFGLNHQLFNSDLVKIFRYIPCYKLVDDFLKNIENNFMIENLWNILDSDEDINYIIDFDSDIFKNSALLMNIVKYYFDFKLNGMPNSISDFIRIVYNSFAVYYKKCIKDFEKITGGIFDSICMVGDYSLNSSYNQFISDITLKDLKIGPKDSGIIGNAINQFLSTGKIKNVYDVDYLLENSFNYSQIKYSGKKIDYQYLENIV; this is encoded by the coding sequence ATGGATTGTTGTTTGGTTATAGATATTTCAAAAATAAATTTAAAAATAATGTGTATTATGCTTAAAAATGATAGAATATTTATGCAAGAAGTTCATAGATGTTCAAAAATAACATCAAATATATTTAATTCTATGAAATATTTGAATGTAGATAAAATAATAAAGGAAATAAATGAAGCTTTAGTTAGTGTTAAACAGATAGGGTATAATGTTGAATCAATTTCTATAAATTCTTCTATAAATGAACCTATTATTTTGGATGAAAATAATAATTTAGTAATGGAAATATATTTAGGTTTAAATATGAAATCTATTTATTTAAATAAGATAGTAAATGAATTAGGAAGTGCGTATATTTATAGAAAAACGGGAGTAGAACTTAATAGTAATGATACTTTGTGTAGACTTTTGATGTGTAAAGATATGCATAAAAATGAATTTAAAAATATCAGGAAAATTGTTTATTTAAGTGATTATATAGCTTATAGATTAACAGGCAATTTATTTAATGAGAGAAGTCAGCTTGGATTTTCACAATTATTTAATTTTAAAAATCAAAAGATTGATAGCGATATGATTGACTATATAGGTTTTGATAACGATTTAGAATTTAATATAGTAGATTATGGTAAAAGTATTGGTAATTGTAAAGTAAATGGAGTGGATGTAATATCTCCTTATGGTAATACGTTATTATCATCATTTTTTACTACTCATATATTAAATAAAAATTCTATATTTATAATTAATTCTTATGAAGGGATTATTGGATGTACCGAAGATTTTTCTAAGATGTATCTTGAAGGTTCTAAATTTGGTTTAAATCATCAATTATTTAATAGTGATTTAGTGAAAATATTTAGATATATACCATGCTATAAATTGGTTGATGATTTTTTGAAGAATATAGAGAACAATTTTATGATTGAGAATTTGTGGAATATTTTGGATAGTGATGAAGATATAAATTATATTATAGATTTTGATAGCGATATATTTAAAAATTCAGCGTTGTTAATGAATATTGTGAAATATTATTTTGATTTTAAGTTAAATGGTATGCCAAATTCTATTTCTGATTTTATAAGGATTGTTTATAATAGTTTTGCTGTATATTATAAAAAGTGTATAAAAGATTTTGAAAAAATAACTGGTGGTATATTTGATAGTATATGTATGGTTGGAGATTATAGTTTAAATAGTTCTTATAATCAATTTATATCTGATATTACGCTAAAAGATTTAAAAATCGGGCCTAAAGATTCAGGTATTATAGGAAATGCAATAAATCAGTTTCTTTCGACTGGTAAGATAAAAAATGTTTATGATGTTGATTATTTACTTGAAAATTCCTTTAATTATTCACAAATAAAGTATAGTGGGAAAAAAATTGATTATCAGTATTTAGAAAATATAGTTTGA